One Pseudomonadota bacterium genomic region harbors:
- a CDS encoding GNAT family N-acetyltransferase — MSVKIRKADIEDAKGIAELLKKADMSVYTTHTPYNMTADNIAKHIKLCHASESHTVYVAENADGGIVGYLGAHWLPYLFLDGPEGYLSELFIDESYRGNSIGTKLLETAKEEAKKRGCSRLLLLNSRSRESYRRSFYRKKGWEEREEAANFVYNLK, encoded by the coding sequence ATGAGTGTAAAAATCAGAAAAGCTGATATTGAAGATGCGAAAGGCATCGCCGAACTGCTGAAGAAGGCCGATATGTCCGTTTACACGACTCATACGCCTTACAATATGACGGCCGATAACATAGCGAAGCATATAAAGCTGTGCCACGCCAGCGAGAGTCACACGGTTTACGTGGCGGAGAACGCTGACGGCGGAATTGTCGGCTACTTAGGGGCGCACTGGCTGCCCTACCTCTTCCTCGACGGGCCTGAGGGATATCTCTCGGAGCTTTTCATCGATGAATCGTATCGCGGCAACAGCATCGGCACAAAGCTGCTGGAGACAGCGAAGGAGGAGGCCAAGAAGCGCGGCTGTTCCAGACTGCTGCTGCTGAACAGCAGGTCGCGCGAGTCCTACCGGCGCTCGTTCTACCGCAAGAAGGGCTGGGAGGAGCGCGAGGAAGCGGCCAACTTTGTCTATAACTTGAAGTAG
- a CDS encoding adenosine-specific kinase, with amino-acid sequence MEFKIVQIDKPEGMNFILGQTHFIKSVEDIHEALVQAVPGIKFGLAFCEASGPTLVRASGTEKELIKMAKKNALLLGAGHSFIIMLGEGYFPLNVLNTVKVVPEVCHVFCATANPTQVIIAESEQGRGILGVIDGYSARKAETEGDLSKRKEFLRKIGYKL; translated from the coding sequence ATGGAGTTTAAGATTGTTCAGATCGACAAACCGGAGGGTATGAATTTTATCCTGGGACAGACGCACTTCATCAAGAGTGTTGAGGATATACACGAAGCGCTGGTGCAGGCCGTGCCGGGCATCAAGTTCGGCCTGGCGTTCTGCGAGGCCAGCGGCCCCACGCTGGTGCGCGCCTCGGGAACCGAAAAGGAACTGATAAAAATGGCAAAGAAGAACGCCCTGCTGCTGGGCGCCGGACACTCCTTCATCATCATGCTCGGCGAAGGATACTTCCCCCTGAACGTGCTGAACACCGTGAAGGTGGTTCCGGAGGTCTGCCATGTCTTCTGCGCCACCGCCAATCCGACACAGGTGATCATAGCCGAGAGCGAGCAGGGGAGGGGCATCCTGGGCGTAATCGACGGATACAGCGCCAGAAAGGCCGAGACCGAAGGCGACCTGTCCAAACGCAAGGAGTTTCTCAGGAAGATCGGATACAAACTATAG